Proteins encoded by one window of Desulfatiglans sp.:
- a CDS encoding DUF3568 family protein, translated as MCKKFCILAVMISIVLSSCAPVAFIGGAAIGLGGYKYYDGKLVVIYPASLEKTFDASISAMENLEYQIYERQRKLTSGKIVTTGSIKDQIKLSFKYHSVEETEVTIRVGLMGDEAASNKIKDKISDYLFNK; from the coding sequence ATGTGTAAAAAATTTTGTATACTTGCTGTTATGATTTCAATTGTCCTCTCTTCCTGCGCTCCTGTGGCCTTTATTGGCGGGGCAGCTATAGGGCTGGGCGGCTACAAATATTATGATGGCAAACTCGTTGTTATATACCCTGCTTCACTGGAAAAAACATTTGATGCATCCATATCGGCCATGGAAAATCTTGAATATCAGATATATGAAAGGCAAAGGAAACTCACATCAGGGAAAATAGTAACCACAGGTTCAATAAAGGATCAGATCAAGCTCTCCTTCAAGTATCATTCAGTAGAAGAGACTGAGGTAACCATACGCGTTGGCCTCATGGGCGATGAGGCTGCAAGCAATAAGATAAAAGACAAGATCAGCGACTATCTGTTTAATAAATAA
- the lgt gene encoding prolipoprotein diacylglyceryl transferase — translation MHPELFSIGPLTLRTYGLFVALGCLAGLATAIRLGKSKGLDSNIILDMGFIIILSALIGSRLLYIIINLPNYLANPLDMLKIWEGGLVFSGGLIAVIIVVLFYIRKYNYNIWTIGDLWSPAASIGEGIGRIGCFFAGCCYGRHCDLPWAVTFTDPKTIAIPDIPLHPTQIYSFLSGMIIFAVLMVIHSKRKYEGQVFLWFLILHSTARLFLEQFRGDSRGSVFNDTLTMTQLVALIILFGAVAMLFRQRAVLKK, via the coding sequence ATGCATCCTGAACTTTTCAGCATCGGTCCCCTGACCTTACGAACCTACGGGCTTTTTGTTGCCCTGGGCTGCCTGGCTGGCCTTGCTACCGCCATAAGGCTTGGTAAATCAAAAGGCCTTGATTCAAATATAATTCTTGATATGGGCTTTATTATTATATTAAGCGCATTGATCGGTTCCAGACTCCTCTACATTATAATCAATTTACCAAATTACCTTGCAAATCCTCTGGATATGTTAAAAATCTGGGAAGGGGGGCTTGTTTTTTCTGGAGGGCTTATTGCTGTAATTATCGTTGTCCTTTTTTATATCAGAAAATACAATTATAATATCTGGACAATAGGCGACCTCTGGTCTCCAGCAGCCTCTATAGGCGAAGGGATCGGGAGAATTGGCTGCTTTTTTGCGGGTTGCTGTTATGGAAGGCACTGTGATCTTCCCTGGGCAGTTACCTTTACAGACCCAAAGACCATAGCAATACCAGATATCCCGCTTCACCCCACTCAAATTTATTCCTTTTTAAGCGGTATGATCATTTTTGCTGTTTTGATGGTAATTCACTCAAAAAGAAAATATGAGGGGCAGGTTTTTTTGTGGTTCCTCATTTTGCACAGCACGGCAAGGCTCTTTCTTGAACAATTCAGGGGTGATTCCCGTGGTTCTGTGTTTAACGATACCCTTACAATGACACAGCTTGTTGCCCTCATAATCTTGTTTGGAGCAGTTGCCATGCTTTTCAGACAAAGGGCTGTTTTAAAAAAATAA
- the ileS gene encoding isoleucine--tRNA ligase, whose product MDYKTTLNLPNTEFPMKANLVTKEPEIISRWRSEGLYNIIRRQSKEKKKYMLHDGPPYANGHIHMGHALNKILKDIIIKSKQMSGFDAPYVPGWDCHGLPIEHMVDKELGSKKREMSQVDIRKFCRQYALKYVNIQSEEFERLGVTGEWDNPYLTMDYSYEATIVREFGRFALNGGLQRSKKPVYWCSSCHTALAEAEVEYEDDKSPSIYVKFPVVSDISQALPSLKGKNLFFVIWTTTPWTIPANLAIALNPELDYVAAEIENGEVFILAEGLLTDCMALFGYEKYCILEKFRPAVLENMKARHPLYDRDSLVVLADYVTLDAGTGCVHTAPGHGREDYETGLRYGLEIYSPVDATGHFTPDVEFFAGKEVFSANNEVKEKLESVGALIREKTITHEYPHCWRCKKPIIFRATEQWFISMEKNDLRKKALTEIKKVAWIPTWGEERISLMIAKRPDWCISRQRTWGVPITVLFCKDCGKIVISKEIIDHIVNLVEKHGADIWFSEPEERLVPEGACCPGCGSRNFKKETDILDVWFDSGVSHAAVMEQREYLSSPSDLYLEGSDQHRGWFHSSLLCSAGTRGVAPYKSVLTHGFVVDGKGKAMHKSAGNVIATETMIKKYGAEILRLWVAGEDYRDNIRVSEEIMTRLTEAYRRIRNTCRFLLGNLDGFDPEKDIVPYAEMFEIDKWALHKLQDMNERVLKGYESFEFHIIYHTLHNFCVLDLSSFYLDIIKDRLYVSPPGSIARRSAQTAMQEILDVMVRLMAPILSFTADEIWQYRSRSDKFTSVHTSQFIPVKEEYRDRGLNERWEKIIRLRKEVTKALEIARRDKLIGHSLDATVTLELPDEYTEFLVPYMNDLSSIFIVSSVKTGNTESDGCYASDEIQGLRVKVEPSADVKCERCWVHDPTVGKYHDHPCICERCYDALKQMGLK is encoded by the coding sequence ATGGATTATAAAACAACTCTGAATTTGCCCAATACCGAATTTCCGATGAAGGCAAACCTGGTCACAAAGGAGCCTGAGATAATCAGCAGATGGAGATCCGAAGGGCTTTACAATATTATCAGGCGCCAGTCAAAAGAGAAAAAGAAATACATGCTTCATGATGGACCGCCCTATGCAAATGGTCACATACATATGGGCCATGCCCTTAATAAGATTCTAAAAGACATCATTATCAAATCAAAGCAGATGTCAGGCTTTGATGCCCCCTATGTCCCTGGGTGGGACTGTCATGGTCTTCCTATTGAACATATGGTTGACAAGGAACTCGGCAGCAAGAAAAGGGAGATGTCACAGGTAGATATCAGGAAATTCTGCAGGCAGTATGCTTTAAAATATGTGAATATCCAGAGTGAAGAGTTTGAACGCCTTGGTGTGACCGGGGAATGGGATAATCCTTACCTTACAATGGACTATTCATATGAGGCCACCATAGTAAGGGAGTTCGGAAGATTTGCCCTTAATGGCGGGCTCCAACGGAGTAAAAAGCCGGTCTACTGGTGCAGTTCATGCCACACAGCCCTTGCCGAGGCAGAGGTGGAATATGAAGATGACAAGTCTCCTTCAATCTATGTAAAGTTTCCGGTTGTCTCTGACATATCTCAGGCCCTGCCATCATTAAAGGGTAAAAACCTCTTTTTTGTCATATGGACAACAACCCCCTGGACAATCCCTGCCAACCTTGCCATAGCGCTTAACCCTGAGCTGGATTATGTTGCGGCTGAGATTGAAAATGGCGAAGTCTTTATACTGGCTGAAGGGCTTTTAACAGACTGTATGGCCCTGTTCGGCTATGAGAAATACTGCATACTTGAAAAATTTAGACCGGCAGTTCTTGAAAATATGAAGGCAAGGCACCCGCTGTATGACCGTGATTCGCTTGTTGTACTGGCCGATTATGTCACACTGGATGCAGGTACAGGGTGCGTCCATACTGCCCCCGGGCACGGGCGTGAGGACTATGAAACAGGCCTTAGATACGGTCTTGAAATCTACTCACCGGTGGATGCCACAGGCCATTTTACCCCTGATGTGGAGTTTTTTGCGGGTAAAGAGGTCTTTTCTGCAAATAATGAGGTGAAAGAGAAACTGGAGAGTGTAGGCGCGCTTATCAGGGAAAAGACAATAACACACGAATATCCCCATTGCTGGCGCTGCAAAAAACCGATTATCTTCAGGGCTACTGAACAGTGGTTCATATCCATGGAAAAGAATGACCTGAGGAAAAAGGCCCTTACCGAGATAAAAAAGGTGGCATGGATACCTACATGGGGCGAAGAGCGCATATCCCTCATGATAGCAAAGCGGCCTGACTGGTGTATATCAAGGCAGCGCACCTGGGGAGTCCCCATTACAGTGCTCTTCTGTAAAGATTGCGGAAAGATTGTTATCTCAAAAGAGATAATCGATCATATTGTAAATCTTGTTGAAAAACACGGGGCAGACATATGGTTTTCCGAACCTGAAGAAAGACTTGTCCCTGAAGGCGCCTGCTGCCCCGGTTGCGGCAGTAGGAATTTCAAAAAGGAGACTGATATACTTGATGTATGGTTTGACTCAGGCGTAAGCCATGCAGCGGTTATGGAACAGAGGGAGTATCTGTCAAGCCCTTCTGATCTTTATCTTGAGGGAAGTGATCAGCACAGGGGATGGTTCCACAGCTCTCTCCTCTGCTCAGCAGGCACAAGGGGAGTTGCCCCATATAAGAGTGTGCTTACCCACGGGTTTGTAGTGGATGGCAAGGGCAAGGCCATGCATAAGTCTGCTGGGAATGTTATTGCCACTGAGACAATGATTAAGAAATATGGGGCAGAGATACTGAGGTTGTGGGTAGCCGGTGAAGACTATCGTGATAACATAAGGGTATCAGAGGAGATCATGACGCGTCTTACAGAGGCATACAGACGCATCAGGAATACCTGCCGGTTTCTCTTAGGTAATCTTGACGGTTTTGACCCTGAAAAGGACATTGTTCCATATGCTGAGATGTTTGAGATAGACAAATGGGCACTTCACAAGCTCCAGGATATGAATGAAAGGGTACTTAAAGGGTATGAATCCTTTGAATTTCATATTATCTATCATACCCTGCATAATTTCTGTGTATTGGATCTCTCATCCTTTTACCTGGATATTATAAAGGACAGGCTATATGTCTCTCCTCCGGGCTCTATTGCACGCAGGTCTGCGCAGACAGCCATGCAGGAGATACTCGATGTCATGGTAAGGCTTATGGCCCCCATACTCTCATTTACAGCAGATGAGATCTGGCAGTACAGGAGCAGGTCTGATAAATTTACAAGCGTCCATACAAGCCAGTTTATCCCCGTGAAGGAGGAATACAGGGACAGGGGACTGAACGAACGATGGGAGAAGATAATCAGACTCAGGAAAGAGGTAACAAAGGCCCTTGAAATCGCAAGAAGGGACAAGCTAATCGGTCATTCGCTTGATGCAACTGTCACCCTTGAGCTGCCTGATGAATACACAGAATTTCTAGTGCCATATATGAATGACCTTTCATCCATATTTATTGTATCTTCAGTAAAAACTGGGAATACAGAAAGTGACGGGTGTTATGCAAGTGATGAGATCCAGGGGCTCAGGGTCAAGGTTGAACCATCAGCAGATGTCAAATGTGAAAGGTGCTGGGTGCATGACCCTACTGTTGGGAAATATCATGATCACCCGTGTATCTGCGAAAGATGCTATGATGCACTGAAACAGATGGGATTAAAATAA